DNA from Eucalyptus grandis isolate ANBG69807.140 chromosome 5, ASM1654582v1, whole genome shotgun sequence:
GCCCTCTTCGAACGCGCAGATCTGGCTCTGCCGTCCTCAAAGACTTAGATCTGGCTCGGTTGAAGATGGGACACATAGATCTAACTCTAGAGACCCAGATCTGGCTCGGttgaagttgagagagagagagagagagagagagagagatgtgaagGTTTGATTGTCAAGTTCTAGATCTGAACGGAACCTTTTCTAGAAGCCACTCTCCTTGAATCTTTCAAGAACTTACTACCTAGCAACTAGTTCCTGGATCAAGCAAGACCTTTCTGGGTGAACCGATATGAGCTATCACATTGACCGTTACATCCTTCGAAATTCCATAAAGATTCAAGATCAACCTTTGAAAGCCTATTCTTGTCGTAGATAACATCGGTCAAAAGTTCTAACTCCAGCATCATGGAACCATTGCTCCACGTCTTCCAACCATTTTAAATGACCTTTGcttcttgacaaaaaaaaaaaagacctttgCTTAATGCTGAGAGGGTTTtataaaatgaaacaaaagaatttgaagttttctCAAGTATGGATATGACCGTAAAAAAATAGAACGTGCGTATACGTGCGTATTATACGAAATCATTCAGAAACAAGACAAAAagggtatttttcttttccttttactatAACCGATTTAAAATGCAGTATAATTGTAACAAGCTGCTATTGATGGTTGAATATGACCCGTTCATACAAATGTCCACTCGCAATTTACCAAttttgtactctctctctctctctctctctctctctctctcttctctctctttctcacacTCTATAAATAACGCCATGCAGGAGCAAGTCTAGCATCGAATAAAGGCAATGGAATCACAAGTACCACCTCTCCATACTGGTTCTTCCGTGGTGAGCGTTCAAGAGCTCTTCAAAGAAACCATGGAGACAGTTCCAGAGAGGTATGTTAGACGCGACCAAGAACCTCAGTTCCTCTCTGGTAATGGAAGCTATGAAACGCCAACCGTTCCAATCATTGACTTGGGGAAATTGTCCTCGGCCCAAACCGGGGGTGATCAAGAATTGCAGAAATTGCATGTGGCTTGCAAAGACATGGGTCTCTTTCAGGTTCTCTCAGGCTCCCTCTTCTCTATCTGTCAAGCCACCCAGGCTAGAAGCTTCGTCTTCCTAGTCCTCCTCTTCTTAAATTTTGTGtaaataatttgattgaaaatcggGCTGACCAGAAACAGAAACTCCGCCCTGCGCGGCGGACCCTCTAACACTGTCGGTTGGTCAGCCCACATGGACTCCACGTCGTCCTAAGGGCTTAGCATGCATGGGATAATATGCATTCAACGCATCGcgcactttttcttttggttcgcATCAACTTTTTCTATGTTGGTGGGGGCCTTGGCGGTGGGTTGTTGGGTTAGCTTCCCCCGAAGTATAGTTGCCACCCCCAAAACAGTGTGGCCGGCGCTAGGATTAGGGTTCCGACGGATTctcgattaccaaaaaaaaaaaaaatctttttttatgttgGTTGTTGAGTATGTATGTGGTGCAATATCgttctgtgttttttttttttttaatgagcaTGTGGTTAGTGCTACCGGACTGAAACATTAACGCAATTACATAAGAGTTTATCATGATAggagatttcaaaaattgcCTTAGTCAAGCAATTTATGgttcgtttcttttcttttgctagaaagaaacaaaaagggacggaggaaaaaaaaacgtatGTTATATATTACTAAACTACCACTTACATAACTCTGTTTTTACAAATATCATCAACCTGTTTCTAAGCAAAACCCACTATTAAAACGACTAATTTGTCCATCcctgtgaaaatattttaccaTCCTGCTTAGAGTTtgggtattttaatttttaattggtTTGATTGTTTTGGGTGAGTGTAAGAATTTAGAATTTGTATACATGCATTTCTTGGAGACATTTCTGTAAAATATGGACATATGGAATAATTGAAGGGATGATGCAAAGTGGTCTCTAAAGGTAGGTTATGTATTTGGTACTTTCataaatagaaatatgcaagaAGTAATTGGATGCTCGCTACTATGGATCCTAAAAAAGGAACCGAGCATGATTTCCTGTCGTTCCATACCCTTTCtcttttcatggttaaaaaattcgCATCTCTCTCCATTTTCCCTGGACACTATCCTAACAAAATTATGGTACGcaaaatttttatattctcCTTTCCCCTATATATATGATAGGACGCCTCAGAAGGCCATTTTTGTCTTCAAACCACTGGAGTAACCAATCATATGGATGGCGTAATACTAAAAGTCTACCCACGTTTTGCGCGAGGTTTGAAATTTATTATAGGAAAGATGAGAATAAAAAtcaacaattataaaaaaataaataaataaataaaacacaCAAAGGCACTCATGTGCACATGGATCTTTGCAATTAAATATGTCTCTATAAGGAGTTTGGTGCACGTTCGCTCCTGTTAAAACTGATTCgttttgttaagaaatcaaaTACATCGTGACAAAGGGAAAAATTGAGGGTGTGATAATCAACACTATATtggaaatactaaaaatatttgagACTATATttaccaatttgaaattataaaatggCAATTTGTATATGCAGCTGGTTAACCACGGGATAGGCCCTTCTCTGCTGGAGGATCTAAAGCGTGAAGTCGAAGAATTTTTCAAGCTTCCCTTGTCGGAGAAAATGAAGTTCGGGATAAGGTCGGGAGAGATCGAAGGTTATGGGAATATCATGCCATCCGAAGAGAAGCTGGATTGGGGCGACAGGTTCTTCATGATACTCAACCCCGTTGCCAAAAGGAGACCTGATCTCTTTTCAGAGCTTCCTTTGTCACTCAGGTTATTTCTCTGTCTTGATACATACGCAAATACACATGTTATGTGCATCATCAAGATAATAGCCTGGCTATATATTTATGTTAGTGAGCTCTAGGGGAGCAAGTATTACGCAAAGAACAAGACTCTGTTTGTTTAGCGGAAAATtaatgaattagaaaaaaattattcgtTCATTCATGTTGTATAaaatataagtgatcatttttaagacaaattatttccaaataattcatttttcatgaaataaatagagTCTAATTTGTTTTGCATAAAGCTTCTTCaacgaaataaaatattttcagtgaaaattatttttaaggaaaataattggTTTTCTGCTGTTTGGTAGTGTACTTGAAAGtgagaagaaaaaagttttCTAATGTTGAAATGTTACTTTCGAAAATATTTCTCTTtgatataattattattatttttcctaatATAAGATAATAAGATGTCCTCAGCATTCTTGTCTAAGATAGTAGTAATATATGAAGTACAAACTTCAaggttttttctatttattatcAAAGTAAAGTAACCAAACATAAAGATGCCAAAATATTAGAAAACGCAAATAACTAACAAATTCAATCTCCAGGCATTCATAAAATTTCACGTGAGAATTACTCTCCACTATGTATGGGCGTGCATGTGGAAAAGGTGGGCCACACGTAGGAGTCATTTGATCTAATGGTACATGTGAGTTGGCTCACATGTCGTATTATCACATAAAagaatatttcatattttcttaatataaaGAAATGCTTAATACCTTCATTTCACATGCAGAAACACCATGGACTCATACATTAAGGAAACGCAAAAGCTGGGTATGCAGctacttggtttgatttcaaaATGCTTAGACATTGAGATCAATAAGATGAAAGAGTTATTTGAAGATGGCTTTCAAACTCTGCGGATGACGTACTATCCTCCGTGCCCACAGCCAGAGCTTGTTATTGGGATGAGACCGCACTCGGATGCTTCCGGCATCACCATCCTCCACCAAATCAACGGCGTCCACGGCTTCCAAATTAAAAAGGATGGAGTTTGGGCACCTGTTCACTTTCTACCAGATGCATTTGTAGTGAATGTGGGAGATTTCATGGAGGTACCATTTCCTTGCTTTGCCAAACATTCtccttcaattttgaaattttaaacttGTTCATCTTTTTCCGCTTTCTAAAGCATGccatgttttttctttctttatcattaAGCCAGTATCTATTATCTGGGCTCATTTTACTATACCTCCCTTAGAGAACTTATTCGACCCACTTTTGGTCACttgaaaaaacataaattaCATAATGAGTTTATAGAATATTTTTTGCCCCTTTAGCTAAAAGTATGTCAATTAACTCGAACAACTTTATGCATCATTATTAAATGAGTTTCATTTGGAGGTAACgtgatgatgactataatccTTACCTTCTGCTAGTTTCAAACAATTCTGATTTCGATGACAACAACATTGATCATCTATCAGTTtaggttttagggtttgtttgtTCAAGATTTAGTAAAAGTGAAAAGTAGTTTCTTGATTTATTGCTAAAATTTATAGTATaatgtaatttgaaaatttatatatatatatatatatgcgtgAATTTACGTGTAAATGCTTGTATATTGTAATAATGTTAAGTATTTTGGATTTCAAAAAGGTCAAACTGTGTGAAGCGCGAGAATTAAAatagacccaaaaaaagagtaaaagtcAACTTAAAGAGATTCTAAGATCTCGCAACTTCTCTAAGGTACTGGTGTAGGACAACTCGAGTTCAAAACTCTCAAGACCCCAATTTCATCTCTATCCTTTGTATCAAACATTAGCCTTGAATTTGTTTAGTGGACCGTTCACCTTATCCAATGGAAATACAAAGGCATTTCGTATAAATTTCAACAACCATGAACATATCATACGAGTAATTCGGTGAATCTAAGGTATCTATTACTAGGACTATGCAAATTAATGCAAAAGCACAAAAGACCAAATCGGTGTGGTCATCTCAGACAAGTTTTTTCGGGTTAAGATTCAGTCGTGCTAGGCTACCAGGtgcattttcccttttctctttgaaaattTCCTTGAAGCCCAGCCTGTTTGCACGTGTATCTAATATGATTTCCCTTTGCTTATAATGGCAGATTCTTAGCAATGGTCTTTACAGCAGCATTGAGCACAGAGTTACAGTGAATTCGACAAGGGAAAGGATCTCAATTGCTATGTTCTTCAGCCCTAAGCTGGACTCAGAAATTGGCCCAATCCAATCTCTAGCGACTAACAAGAGTCCAGCACTATTTAGAAGGATAAAGATGGAGAAATATGTTGAAGATTACCTGTCCCAGAAGCTTGATGGAAAGTCCTGTTTAGAGAGGACGAAGCTTCAGTCGAAGAAGGCTGATGCATTTCAAGGGGAGTGAACAAGAAGGATTTAGGAAGATCCTTGCTTGCCAAGCTTAGTTGACCAGCAAAATATTTTAAGCATCCAATAAGAGTTTGTCACATAATGTTGCACATCtattttgtaaatcaatttctatgtCACTTAGAGTATTGAGTGTTATAGCACCGGTAGTTGAAAAAGCATAATGTCATGTAAAATAGGTATTTCGCTACACTGGTATCTTAATGTTTAAATGACATTGTATATTTCAGTTTGGGCACTACTTCATATAAATAATAGTGGGAGTGTGTTAATATTTAGAAATGAGGTTTTGATTTTAAACTGCAAatcatttggaaatttttttcactttgcgACTTCCAACGATTAAAAGGTAGTATGTATCAAGTTCAAGTTTAAGGAATAATATACCCTAAAGCATCTCTGTTCTATTTTTAGTAATAACTTTTCATGCCTCaagatttaatatataataagaTACTCTAATTCCCATGATTCTGTATTTATACTCCTctatagaagaaattaaagagaaaCGATTGGAGAATTTAATCTcttgatcaaataaaaaagattacTCATAACTTAACAAAAACAAGTTCACTCACAAGAATTTACCATAAAAGAGTATGATATAACTGAGATCACTGCATAAGTACTTCATTATAGAAAAATCTGGTGACTAAGGAGAGTCTAGTGTTGTTTTGAAGGACAAAGATGGAAACATATTTATGTTGCAATCCCTTGAAATGAATCTCAGGGTTGTTTAACTAGGCAGGCATGTGTAAATCTCTAGCAAGGTGGCACCTACACTTTGCTTAACTTTCTCAAACATTACTAGCCACAATTTAGATTCTCGCTTACTTGAGTAATACTAGAGTTGCCTCTAACTTATTCTAGGCTAGTTAAGAGTCAAGTTAGGTGCAGGAGGCCACCTTAATTCTACTAACTAGAGATTTGGGAttttgaggacttgattacactaattttaCATAACACCCAATACCagtatcttttatcttttagtaAAACATTATTTCATGCAATCATTTCCGATGTATATTCCTAAACATTAGAATCTACATGGTCTTGGTTAAGTGCGCAAGCCATAAATCACTCAATAATGATAACCATATAAGTAAagttaaaaaggaaagaaaatgtaaaaataactTGAACATTGTcgggaaaaaataatataatgcaCTATTATAATGTCGTGGGATAGGACCCCGTGAAAaatttctaagaaataaatacGCATAAATCCAATAATAAGATATTAAACGTGAATTTTAACTCAATGTAAAGTACTTCATGcactaaaataacaaaatacTCCTATATCGATcatgaaacccaaaaaaaaaaaaagtcttaggtgtgtatatttaattttttaaaatttcattttattgaaaatagctACACTTAAGATCTCTAACATGCTGCATCACATGAAAT
Protein-coding regions in this window:
- the LOC104445080 gene encoding codeine O-demethylase; the protein is MESQVPPLHTGSSVVSVQELFKETMETVPERYVRRDQEPQFLSGNGSYETPTVPIIDLGKLSSAQTGGDQELQKLHVACKDMGLFQLVNHGIGPSLLEDLKREVEEFFKLPLSEKMKFGIRSGEIEGYGNIMPSEEKLDWGDRFFMILNPVAKRRPDLFSELPLSLRNTMDSYIKETQKLGMQLLGLISKCLDIEINKMKELFEDGFQTLRMTYYPPCPQPELVIGMRPHSDASGITILHQINGVHGFQIKKDGVWAPVHFLPDAFVVNVGDFMEILSNGLYSSIEHRVTVNSTRERISIAMFFSPKLDSEIGPIQSLATNKSPALFRRIKMEKYVEDYLSQKLDGKSCLERTKLQSKKADAFQGE